From one Shewanella sp. GD04112 genomic stretch:
- a CDS encoding NADH:ubiquinone reductase (Na(+)-transporting) subunit D — translation MSNSLSMRDMLAGPVFANNPVAMQVLGVCSALAVSNSMQTAVVMTLAVTFVLVFSNLIISAIRNFIPNSVRIIAQMTVIASLVIIVDMVLQDVAYELSKQLSVFVGLIITNCIIMGRAEAFAMKYPPHLAVVDAVGNAAGYGLVLISVAFVRELLGTGNLFGHSVLTTVENGGWYLPNEMFKLPPSAFFLIGLLIWSINVIQRKRG, via the coding sequence ATGAGCAACAGTTTATCCATGCGGGACATGCTAGCAGGCCCTGTATTTGCCAATAACCCAGTGGCGATGCAAGTGCTGGGCGTATGTTCGGCGCTGGCGGTGAGCAACTCCATGCAGACGGCCGTGGTGATGACACTGGCGGTAACCTTCGTTCTGGTGTTCTCTAACCTTATCATCTCCGCCATTCGCAACTTTATCCCTAACAGTGTGCGGATTATTGCCCAGATGACGGTCATTGCCTCCTTGGTGATTATCGTCGACATGGTGTTGCAGGATGTGGCTTACGAGCTGTCTAAGCAACTCTCTGTATTCGTTGGATTAATTATCACTAACTGTATCATCATGGGCCGCGCAGAAGCCTTTGCGATGAAGTATCCACCTCACTTAGCCGTGGTCGATGCCGTGGGGAACGCGGCGGGTTATGGCTTGGTGCTGATCAGTGTGGCCTTTGTGCGTGAGCTGTTAGGCACAGGCAATCTGTTTGGTCATAGCGTGTTGACTACGGTTGAAAACGGCGGCTGGTACTTACCTAACGAGATGTTTAAGTTGCCACCAAGCGCCTTCTTCCTGATTGGCCTGCTGATCTGGAGCATTAACGTGATCCAGCGTAAACGCGGTTAA
- a CDS encoding serine hydrolase: MRLSVIGSLLSGLLLLPSANSVGESFEAAIVSESVQGGQSVKLESQTASSESKLGEINSLIQAAIMDSPQPFSGSVILLEEGKPLLELQKGEGINQDSRFVMASLSKQITATLVLQALDAGKLDLNQTLNHYLFGDLDAESKALKAIDANANAGALNPNRYDERITLHQLLNHTSGVDKLGKANRFEPGSQFEYSNLGYSLLGQVLEKVNHQSFTEQVAQFAARYQLNGLSAEQGSLEAIQAKVPSLAVGLQESEVIAPSELVIDEALLPAGGLIASPATYAAFQQQLHAGKLMSPESYQRMTTAYIELPFLWPNMRYGYGIRINKDNDLVEYSHTGYVSGYMSMTLHYPEYNLDLVMLENLSLNLNDRNRVFELHNQIRQIIRSHLLLTTSSLHKV, from the coding sequence ATGCGTTTGAGTGTTATCGGCTCCCTGCTATCGGGGTTGTTATTACTCCCAAGTGCCAATAGTGTTGGTGAGTCGTTTGAAGCTGCGATTGTGTCGGAAAGCGTGCAAGGCGGTCAGTCAGTTAAGCTTGAAAGCCAAACTGCATCTTCAGAATCTAAGCTTGGGGAGATTAATAGCTTAATCCAAGCGGCGATAATGGATTCGCCGCAGCCATTTAGCGGTAGCGTTATTCTACTCGAAGAGGGGAAACCACTGCTTGAATTACAAAAGGGCGAAGGTATCAATCAAGATTCGCGTTTTGTGATGGCATCGCTCTCGAAACAAATTACCGCAACGCTAGTGTTGCAAGCACTCGATGCAGGGAAACTCGATTTAAATCAAACGCTAAACCATTACCTTTTTGGCGATCTTGACGCGGAATCTAAGGCGCTAAAAGCCATTGATGCGAATGCCAATGCGGGGGCTTTGAATCCCAACCGATATGACGAACGCATTACTTTGCACCAACTGCTGAACCATACATCGGGTGTCGATAAACTGGGTAAGGCTAATCGATTCGAGCCTGGTAGCCAATTTGAATACTCTAATTTGGGTTATTCACTGCTTGGGCAAGTGCTCGAGAAGGTGAATCATCAATCCTTTACCGAGCAGGTGGCGCAATTTGCTGCGCGGTATCAACTCAATGGCTTAAGTGCCGAGCAGGGCAGCCTTGAGGCGATTCAAGCCAAAGTGCCGAGCTTGGCGGTGGGATTGCAGGAAAGCGAAGTGATTGCACCTTCTGAGCTTGTGATTGATGAAGCGTTATTGCCCGCGGGGGGATTAATTGCCTCGCCAGCCACTTATGCCGCCTTTCAGCAGCAATTACATGCTGGCAAGTTGATGAGCCCAGAGAGTTATCAGCGGATGACCACTGCTTATATCGAATTGCCATTTTTGTGGCCGAATATGCGCTACGGTTATGGGATAAGGATCAATAAGGACAATGACTTAGTCGAATATAGCCATACGGGTTATGTCTCGGGGTATATGTCGATGACGCTGCATTATCCCGAATATAATCTGGACTTAGTCATGCTGGAAAATCTCTCCTTAAACCTTAACGACCGTAACCGGGTATTTGAACTGCATAATCAAATACGTCAAATCATTCGTAGTCATTTACTGTTGACGACATCATCTCTGCATAAGGTTTAA
- the nqrE gene encoding NADH:ubiquinone reductase (Na(+)-transporting) subunit E, with translation MEHYINLFLQATFLDNMALSFFLGMCTFLAVSKKVSTAFGLGVAVIVVMTLAVPLNQLIYVKVLAPGALAWAGMPGIDLSYLQLITFIGVIAALVQILEMFLDKYIPSLYDSLGIFLPLLTVNCAIFAGVIFMANRDYNFAESAVFAMGSGTGWALAIVMLAGLRERMKFHAIPEGLQGIGITFITTGLMALGFMSFSGISL, from the coding sequence ATGGAACACTATATTAATCTGTTTTTACAGGCCACATTCTTAGACAACATGGCGCTGTCGTTCTTCCTCGGTATGTGTACCTTCTTAGCCGTGTCTAAAAAGGTGTCGACCGCCTTCGGCTTAGGCGTTGCGGTTATCGTGGTGATGACCTTAGCCGTGCCCTTAAACCAACTGATCTATGTGAAGGTGTTAGCACCGGGCGCATTGGCTTGGGCGGGCATGCCTGGTATCGACTTAAGTTACCTGCAACTGATCACCTTTATCGGTGTGATTGCGGCCTTAGTGCAAATCCTTGAAATGTTTTTAGATAAATACATTCCAAGCCTGTATGACTCCCTTGGGATCTTCCTGCCACTGCTCACCGTAAACTGCGCGATTTTTGCCGGGGTGATCTTTATGGCTAACCGTGATTACAACTTTGCCGAATCGGCGGTGTTTGCCATGGGGTCGGGCACGGGTTGGGCGCTGGCGATCGTGATGCTGGCAGGGTTGCGTGAGCGGATGAAGTTTCATGCGATTCCCGAAGGCTTACAGGGGATTGGTATCACCTTTATTACCACAGGGTTGATGGCACTTGGCTTTATGTCTTTCTCGGGGATCTCGCTGTAA
- a CDS encoding NADP(H)-dependent aldo-keto reductase: MEYRRIPHSNLEVSKICLGTMTWGEQNTQAEAFAQLDYAIGSGINFIDTAEMYPVPPKPETQGETERILGQYIKARGNRDDLVIATKIAAPGGKSDYIRKNMALDWNNIHQAVDASLERLQIDTIDLYQVHWPDRNTNFFGELFYDEQEIEQQTPILETLEALAEVIRQGKVRYIGVSNETPWGLMKYLQLAEKHGLPRIVTVQNPYNLLNRSFEVGMSEISHREELPLLAYSPLAFGALSGKYCNNQWPEGARLTLFKRFARYTGSQMALDATAAYVDLAREFNLSPAQMALAFVNSRKFVGSNIIGATDLYQLKENIDSLKVSLSPELLSRLNALSDQFRLPCP; the protein is encoded by the coding sequence ATGGAATACAGACGCATACCGCATTCTAATCTCGAGGTGAGCAAAATCTGTTTAGGCACTATGACTTGGGGTGAACAAAATACCCAAGCCGAAGCCTTCGCACAGCTAGACTACGCCATCGGCAGTGGCATCAACTTTATTGACACTGCGGAAATGTACCCTGTGCCGCCCAAGCCGGAAACCCAAGGGGAAACCGAGCGCATTTTGGGCCAATACATTAAAGCCCGTGGCAACCGTGATGACCTAGTGATCGCCACTAAGATTGCCGCACCGGGTGGCAAGAGTGACTATATTCGCAAAAACATGGCGCTGGACTGGAACAACATCCATCAAGCGGTCGATGCCTCACTCGAACGCCTACAAATCGATACTATCGATCTCTACCAAGTACATTGGCCGGATCGCAATACCAACTTCTTCGGGGAATTATTTTACGACGAGCAAGAGATTGAGCAGCAAACGCCAATCCTCGAAACCCTCGAAGCCCTCGCCGAAGTCATTCGCCAAGGCAAAGTGCGCTATATCGGCGTGTCGAACGAAACCCCTTGGGGACTGATGAAGTACCTGCAACTGGCGGAAAAACATGGCCTGCCGCGCATAGTGACAGTGCAAAACCCCTATAACCTACTCAACCGCAGCTTTGAGGTTGGCATGAGTGAAATCAGCCACCGCGAAGAGTTGCCACTGCTGGCCTATTCGCCCTTAGCCTTTGGCGCCTTGAGCGGCAAATATTGCAATAACCAATGGCCAGAAGGCGCGCGCTTAACCCTGTTTAAACGCTTCGCCCGTTATACAGGATCACAAATGGCACTCGATGCCACGGCTGCCTACGTAGACTTAGCCCGTGAGTTTAATCTCTCGCCCGCGCAAATGGCGTTAGCCTTTGTTAACTCGCGTAAATTTGTTGGCTCAAACATCATTGGCGCCACCGATTTATACCAGCTGAAAGAGAATATCGACAGCTTAAAAGTCAGCCTCTCCCCTGAGTTACTCAGCCGTCTAAATGCCCTCTCAGATCAATTTAGATTGCCCTGCCCTTAG
- a CDS encoding Na(+)-translocating NADH-quinone reductase subunit C: MVFKKDTVVGTMIFTITLCLLCSFMITGTAGVLKERKLAKKRDELQRYVLMAADVNIGQGNEFREIFAKSVKPLLINLDTGKVDSDANVLDFDERMAAINPETSSAPKKDIAKIKTRANDARVFKVFDDSGKLSSVVVPFYGKGLWSMIYGYVAVEPDFNTIKGMVVYEHGETPGIGDFVTDPHWLSLWKGKQLFDEKGKFAMRLVKGGAKEGDVHGVDAVSGATMTGRGVQRAMEFWFGVEGFQTFFNQLKASAEQGELGGAK; encoded by the coding sequence ATGGTATTTAAGAAAGATACTGTGGTGGGGACCATGATCTTCACCATCACGCTCTGCCTTTTGTGCTCCTTTATGATTACTGGCACCGCAGGCGTGTTGAAAGAGCGTAAGCTCGCAAAAAAACGCGATGAGTTACAACGTTATGTGTTGATGGCGGCCGATGTAAATATTGGACAAGGCAATGAGTTTAGAGAGATTTTTGCTAAATCCGTTAAGCCATTATTGATTAATCTCGACACAGGCAAAGTGGACTCCGATGCCAATGTACTCGACTTTGACGAGCGCATGGCGGCGATTAACCCAGAAACCTCAAGCGCCCCTAAAAAAGATATCGCCAAAATCAAGACCCGCGCCAACGATGCCCGCGTGTTTAAGGTGTTCGATGACAGCGGCAAGTTATCCAGCGTGGTCGTGCCTTTCTACGGTAAAGGGCTGTGGTCGATGATCTACGGTTACGTGGCCGTCGAGCCTGACTTTAATACCATTAAAGGCATGGTGGTTTACGAGCACGGTGAAACCCCAGGTATCGGCGACTTTGTGACTGACCCACATTGGTTATCCCTGTGGAAGGGGAAACAACTCTTTGATGAAAAAGGCAAGTTTGCGATGCGCCTCGTGAAAGGCGGCGCCAAAGAGGGCGATGTGCACGGGGTTGATGCTGTGAGTGGCGCGACCATGACTGGCCGTGGCGTGCAGCGCGCAATGGAGTTTTGGTTTGGCGTCGAGGGTTTCCAAACCTTCTTCAACCAATTAAAAGCATCGGCTGAGCAAGGTGAGTTGGGAGGTGCAAAATGA
- a CDS encoding Na(+)-translocating NADH-quinone reductase subunit A → MADFSNQVITIKKGLDLPISGEPRQIIEPGNRPSQVALLGEEYVGLKPTMLVEVGDKVKKGQPLFEDKKTKGVLFTAPASGEIVAIHRGERRVLQSVVIRCNGLDADEQIRFDIHTDLQALSADVVKAQLVKSGLWTALRTRPFSRVPALDAKPAGIFVTAMDTNPLAADPRLIIAEQSDAFKAGLAVLSHLTEGKVYLCQDKGETLVGADLPKVQVRRFTGVHPAGLAGTHIHFTLPVSIERQVWHIGYQDVIAYGKLFQTGELYTDRVVALGGPSVLNPRLLRTQLGAELSALVADEVKPGNNRVVSGSVLSGHTARGVHDFLGRFHNQVSVLAEDAQHQVLPWVRGGSDKFSITRAVTSRLFGLTKSFEFTTHQGGSHRAMMAFGQLDRVMPLDILPTLLVRDLVVRDTDEAQALGALELDEEDLALCTFVCPGKYDFGKELRACLDVIEREG, encoded by the coding sequence ATGGCAGATTTTTCAAACCAAGTTATAACGATCAAAAAAGGCCTCGACTTGCCGATTTCGGGTGAGCCTAGGCAGATCATCGAACCCGGTAACAGGCCATCCCAAGTGGCCTTGTTGGGTGAGGAGTATGTTGGCTTAAAACCGACTATGTTGGTGGAAGTCGGCGATAAGGTCAAAAAAGGCCAACCTTTGTTTGAAGATAAAAAAACAAAGGGCGTGCTGTTTACCGCTCCCGCCAGTGGTGAGATTGTTGCAATCCACCGTGGTGAACGTCGGGTGTTGCAATCCGTGGTGATCCGTTGCAATGGCTTAGACGCCGATGAGCAGATCCGTTTCGACATTCACACCGATTTACAGGCCTTATCTGCAGATGTGGTTAAAGCGCAACTGGTTAAGAGCGGCCTGTGGACCGCACTGCGTACTCGTCCTTTCTCCCGCGTTCCCGCACTCGATGCCAAACCCGCAGGCATTTTCGTGACGGCGATGGATACCAATCCACTCGCCGCCGATCCTAGATTGATTATTGCTGAGCAGAGCGATGCCTTTAAGGCGGGCTTAGCGGTACTGAGTCATTTAACCGAAGGCAAGGTTTACCTTTGCCAAGATAAGGGCGAGACCTTAGTCGGCGCTGACTTACCTAAAGTGCAAGTGCGCCGTTTTACTGGGGTGCATCCCGCCGGATTAGCTGGGACTCACATTCACTTTACCTTACCCGTCAGTATTGAACGTCAGGTGTGGCATATCGGCTATCAAGACGTTATCGCCTACGGCAAGCTGTTTCAAACCGGTGAACTCTATACCGACCGCGTTGTGGCGCTGGGTGGCCCGAGTGTGCTTAACCCGCGTTTACTGCGCACTCAGTTAGGTGCAGAGCTGAGCGCCTTAGTGGCCGACGAAGTGAAACCCGGTAACAACCGTGTGGTATCAGGCTCAGTGTTATCTGGCCATACAGCTAGGGGCGTACATGACTTTTTAGGTCGCTTCCACAACCAAGTATCGGTTCTCGCCGAAGATGCGCAGCACCAAGTATTGCCTTGGGTGCGTGGTGGTTCGGACAAGTTCTCTATCACCCGTGCGGTGACTTCCCGTTTATTTGGCCTGACTAAGTCCTTCGAATTTACCACGCATCAAGGTGGCTCTCACCGCGCCATGATGGCCTTTGGTCAGCTCGATCGCGTTATGCCTTTAGATATTTTACCCACTCTGCTAGTGCGTGACTTAGTGGTGCGAGATACCGACGAAGCACAAGCGTTAGGCGCATTGGAGTTAGATGAAGAAGATTTAGCCCTGTGTACCTTTGTGTGCCCCGGCAAGTATGACTTCGGTAAAGAGTTACGTGCCTGTCTAGATGTTATCGAGAGGGAAGGTTAA
- a CDS encoding CbrC family protein, with amino-acid sequence MDFPQFTYHPHPLDTGAVIASDATCECCGQARGFICSSGMYCRDNVEAICPWCVADGSAADKFNGHFVDDYPLLDAGLDLAIVKEVAERTPGYVSWQQEVWQSHCNDACEFHGDAELTDLQALQGEALEDFLAEYLPNHDLWQKLLSSYQKGGNPAIYKFKCRHCQQAIFTLDCH; translated from the coding sequence ATGGATTTCCCTCAGTTTACTTATCACCCTCATCCCCTTGATACTGGCGCCGTGATCGCAAGCGATGCGACCTGCGAATGCTGTGGCCAAGCACGGGGATTTATCTGCAGCTCAGGAATGTATTGCAGGGACAATGTTGAAGCGATTTGCCCTTGGTGCGTTGCCGATGGTAGCGCCGCAGACAAATTTAATGGCCATTTTGTCGACGATTATCCGCTACTCGACGCGGGGCTGGATCTCGCCATCGTGAAGGAAGTGGCAGAAAGAACACCGGGGTATGTCTCATGGCAACAGGAAGTCTGGCAATCCCACTGTAATGATGCCTGCGAGTTTCATGGCGATGCCGAACTCACTGATTTACAAGCCTTGCAAGGCGAAGCATTAGAAGACTTTTTAGCCGAATACCTGCCCAACCATGACCTATGGCAAAAACTCTTATCTAGCTACCAAAAGGGTGGCAACCCGGCCATCTACAAGTTTAAGTGCCGCCACTGCCAGCAAGCGATTTTTACCTTAGATTGCCACTGA
- a CDS encoding VOC family protein yields MKQAIVHIALVVRDYDEAIDFYVNKLKFELIEDSYQPEQDKRWVVVAPPNSIGTALLLAKASKPEQAPFIGNQAGGRVFLFLNTDDFWRDYHYMQSIGIRFIREPQQQDYGTVAVFEDLYGNRWDLLQLSPNHPMAKRCQ; encoded by the coding sequence ATGAAACAAGCCATTGTCCATATCGCGCTCGTCGTAAGAGATTACGATGAGGCGATTGATTTTTATGTCAATAAACTCAAATTCGAGTTGATTGAAGACAGCTATCAACCCGAACAAGATAAACGTTGGGTCGTGGTAGCCCCACCCAATTCCATTGGCACCGCCTTATTGTTAGCCAAGGCCTCTAAACCGGAGCAAGCACCCTTTATCGGGAATCAGGCTGGCGGCCGGGTGTTTCTGTTCTTAAATACCGATGATTTTTGGCGCGATTATCACTATATGCAGTCCATTGGGATCCGCTTTATTCGTGAGCCGCAGCAGCAGGATTACGGCACCGTTGCCGTGTTCGAGGACCTCTATGGCAACCGTTGGGATTTATTGCAATTGAGCCCTAATCATCCCATGGCCAAAAGATGCCAATAA
- the nqrF gene encoding NADH:ubiquinone reductase (Na(+)-transporting) subunit F, which yields MEMAIGIGMFTLVVCLLVIVILIAKKKLVTTGEITIGINDDAEKSIKVTAGDKLLGALASKNIFIPSACGGGGTCGQCRVKVKSGGGDILPTEQGHITKKEAKEGCRLACQVAVKTDMELELEEEIFGVKKWQCEVISNDNKATFIKELLLKLPEGEDVHFKAGGYIQIEAPAHVVKYADFDIPAKYRDDWEKYGLFDLVSTVNEDVLRAYSMANYPDEKGRIMLNVRIATPPSANVPPGKMSSYIFNLKAGDKVTISGPFGEFFVKDTDAEMVFIGGGAGMAPMRSHIFDQLKSKKTKRKMSFWYGARSTREVFYQQDFDALAAENDNFVWHVALSEPLPEDNWTGYTGFIHNVIYENYLKHHKAPEDCEYYMCGPPIMNSSVIRMLESLGVEPENILLDDFGD from the coding sequence ATGGAAATGGCAATAGGCATAGGCATGTTCACCTTAGTGGTGTGCCTACTGGTGATAGTAATCCTTATCGCCAAAAAGAAATTAGTGACTACTGGTGAGATCACTATCGGAATTAACGACGATGCCGAGAAAAGCATTAAAGTTACCGCAGGCGACAAACTGCTTGGCGCCTTAGCGAGCAAGAATATTTTTATTCCCTCGGCCTGTGGCGGCGGCGGTACTTGCGGCCAGTGCCGGGTGAAAGTTAAATCGGGCGGCGGTGATATTCTGCCGACAGAACAAGGGCATATCACTAAAAAAGAAGCCAAAGAAGGTTGTCGTCTCGCCTGCCAAGTGGCGGTGAAAACCGATATGGAACTTGAGCTGGAAGAAGAAATCTTTGGCGTGAAGAAGTGGCAATGTGAGGTGATCTCAAACGATAACAAGGCCACCTTTATCAAAGAGTTATTGCTAAAACTGCCCGAAGGTGAAGACGTACACTTTAAGGCGGGTGGTTATATCCAAATTGAAGCGCCAGCCCATGTGGTGAAGTATGCCGATTTTGATATTCCGGCTAAGTACCGCGACGATTGGGAAAAATACGGCCTGTTCGACTTAGTCTCCACCGTCAATGAAGACGTGCTGCGCGCCTATTCAATGGCGAACTATCCCGATGAAAAGGGTCGCATTATGCTTAACGTGCGGATTGCGACGCCACCTTCAGCCAATGTGCCACCGGGTAAGATGTCTTCTTATATCTTTAACCTCAAGGCGGGGGATAAGGTGACCATTTCTGGCCCATTCGGTGAGTTCTTTGTGAAGGATACCGATGCGGAAATGGTATTTATCGGCGGTGGTGCGGGCATGGCACCGATGCGCTCACATATTTTCGATCAGCTAAAGAGTAAAAAGACCAAGCGTAAGATGAGCTTCTGGTACGGTGCCCGTTCGACCCGTGAGGTGTTTTACCAACAAGATTTCGATGCATTAGCGGCTGAAAATGACAACTTTGTCTGGCATGTGGCGCTGTCGGAGCCGCTACCAGAGGATAACTGGACGGGTTACACAGGCTTTATCCATAATGTGATTTACGAAAATTACCTTAAACATCATAAGGCACCAGAGGATTGCGAGTACTACATGTGTGGTCCTCCAATCATGAACTCCTCGGTGATCCGTATGCTCGAAAGCCTAGGGGTTGAGCCTGAAAATATCCTGCTCGATGACTTTGGTGATTAA
- a CDS encoding NADH:ubiquinone reductase (Na(+)-transporting) subunit B has translation MTTQPKKHDLQDAPDLQQEYYATGKSMKGFVRSLVIASGRSTKGQVHVRDAIDVKRTMTLVGLCLLPAILFGLYNVGLQAQLALASGLTTPETWKLALFNALSGGLSAETGVIGLFLYGLSFYLPIYLTALLTSLFWEVVFAKVRRQELHEGFFVTALLFTLILPVSIPLWLVVMGISFGVVIAKELFGGMGYNFLNPALAGLAFIYFAYPSEVSTVKQLVAVDGFSGATALAQAAAGKLQFADYAWYSAFSDPNWWNNFFGFTVGAIGETSTLAVLLGGLLLLITRLADWRIVVGVMLGMIATATLFNVIGSSTNQMMAMPWTWHLVTGGFAIAMMFMATDPVTTSYTRQGKFAYGALIGFMTILIRVANPKMPEGVMLAILFANLWAPLFDYLVARANIKRRVKRHGI, from the coding sequence ATGACGACACAACCTAAAAAACATGATTTACAGGACGCCCCTGATTTGCAGCAAGAGTATTACGCCACGGGTAAATCGATGAAGGGCTTTGTGCGCTCATTGGTGATCGCCAGTGGTCGCAGCACTAAGGGACAAGTACACGTACGTGACGCCATTGACGTAAAACGTACCATGACCTTAGTGGGCCTTTGTTTATTACCCGCCATTTTATTTGGCTTATATAACGTAGGCTTACAGGCTCAGCTCGCACTAGCAAGTGGCCTAACGACGCCAGAAACCTGGAAACTTGCACTGTTTAATGCCTTAAGCGGTGGCTTAAGTGCCGAGACGGGCGTGATTGGCCTGTTCCTCTATGGCTTAAGTTTTTATCTGCCGATTTACTTAACGGCCTTGCTGACCAGCCTGTTCTGGGAAGTGGTGTTTGCCAAGGTGCGTCGCCAAGAATTGCACGAAGGCTTCTTCGTCACTGCCTTGTTATTTACGCTGATTTTACCCGTTTCGATTCCACTCTGGTTGGTGGTGATGGGGATTAGCTTTGGGGTGGTAATTGCCAAAGAGCTGTTTGGTGGCATGGGTTACAACTTCCTTAACCCCGCATTAGCAGGTTTGGCGTTTATCTATTTTGCTTATCCTTCTGAAGTGTCAACCGTTAAGCAACTGGTTGCTGTAGATGGCTTTTCAGGTGCGACTGCCTTAGCGCAAGCCGCTGCAGGTAAGCTGCAATTTGCCGATTACGCTTGGTACAGCGCCTTTAGCGATCCTAACTGGTGGAATAATTTCTTCGGCTTTACCGTAGGCGCGATTGGTGAAACCAGCACGCTTGCTGTGCTGCTCGGAGGGTTATTACTGCTTATCACCCGTTTAGCCGACTGGCGCATCGTGGTGGGTGTGATGTTGGGCATGATTGCCACTGCAACCTTGTTCAATGTTATTGGTTCAAGCACTAACCAGATGATGGCAATGCCTTGGACATGGCACTTAGTCACGGGCGGCTTTGCTATCGCGATGATGTTTATGGCGACCGATCCAGTGACGACCTCTTATACCCGCCAAGGCAAGTTTGCCTACGGCGCCTTGATTGGTTTTATGACAATCCTTATCCGTGTGGCTAACCCCAAAATGCCAGAAGGCGTGATGTTAGCCATCCTGTTCGCCAACCTGTGGGCACCGCTGTTCGATTATCTGGTGGCCCGTGCCAACATCAAACGGAGAGTAAAACGTCATGGTATTTAA
- the yjjX gene encoding inosine/xanthosine triphosphatase, protein MQQNIIKVIVGSKNPVKINAAANAMALFFPDYEIQTQGMDAPSGVPAQPMTDSDTRQGAVNRVHYCQQQVEADYYFAMEGGVDCFEFGPATFAYIAIAHQARLSIGRGALLPLPMQVYQALEAGEELGHVMDRLFNTVNIKQKGGAIGLLTHGHATRESNYTQAIILAMAPFLNPELYP, encoded by the coding sequence ATGCAACAAAACATTATCAAAGTGATCGTCGGTTCGAAAAACCCCGTCAAAATTAACGCGGCGGCCAATGCCATGGCGCTGTTCTTCCCCGACTATGAGATCCAAACTCAAGGCATGGATGCGCCTTCGGGCGTCCCCGCGCAGCCCATGACAGATAGCGACACCCGCCAAGGGGCTGTTAACCGTGTCCACTATTGCCAGCAACAAGTAGAGGCGGATTATTACTTTGCGATGGAAGGCGGCGTCGATTGTTTCGAGTTCGGTCCTGCAACCTTCGCCTATATTGCGATTGCCCACCAAGCTCGTTTGAGCATTGGCCGAGGCGCCCTCTTGCCGCTACCTATGCAGGTTTATCAGGCACTTGAGGCGGGTGAAGAGTTGGGGCATGTGATGGATAGACTGTTTAATACGGTCAACATCAAACAAAAAGGCGGCGCTATCGGCCTGCTCACCCACGGCCATGCCACCCGTGAGAGCAATTATACCCAAGCGATCATTCTCGCCATGGCACCCTTTTTAAATCCTGAGCTGTACCCTTAA
- a CDS encoding GNAT family N-acetyltransferase, with protein MAQLWLTLMAFNPTMANDPGSSSQLRHLSRYMVRHLGMLNAAFGDLPLSPVQAHALFEIGNQPQTIKELACKLSIDKSNASRAIKHLVDKNLAQSQMHPRDNRCLVVQLTSAGKKLLAKLDSQQNQLFQEILAQLTPEQIQQIEQALMQYNQAIHKAKQQSGCLIREATAADDAAIAQVIRAVSAEYGLTADKGYSVADPTLDCLSQIYSQPGAQYWVIEHESQVVGGAGIAPLANNEGICELQKMYFMPEIRGKGLAKRLALQVLDFAREAGYQSCYLETTALLKEALKLYEHLGFNYLSAPLGNTGHDACEIPMLLPLHAKLNE; from the coding sequence ATGGCTCAACTTTGGTTAACCCTGATGGCATTCAATCCGACTATGGCAAATGATCCCGGCTCATCTAGCCAACTGAGACACCTTTCCCGCTATATGGTCAGACACTTAGGCATGCTCAATGCGGCCTTTGGCGATTTACCTCTGTCCCCAGTACAGGCCCACGCCTTGTTTGAGATAGGCAATCAACCGCAAACCATTAAGGAACTCGCCTGCAAACTGAGCATAGATAAATCCAATGCCAGCCGCGCGATCAAGCACTTAGTCGATAAAAACCTCGCCCAGAGCCAAATGCATCCGCGGGATAATCGCTGCCTCGTCGTACAACTCACGAGCGCAGGTAAAAAGCTGCTCGCAAAATTAGATAGCCAGCAAAATCAACTCTTTCAAGAAATCTTGGCCCAGCTGACCCCTGAGCAAATTCAACAAATCGAGCAAGCCCTAATGCAATACAACCAAGCCATACACAAAGCCAAACAACAATCGGGTTGCCTTATCCGTGAAGCGACCGCCGCCGATGATGCCGCCATTGCCCAAGTGATCCGTGCGGTTTCCGCCGAATACGGCTTAACGGCGGATAAAGGCTATAGCGTGGCCGACCCAACCTTAGATTGTTTAAGCCAAATCTATTCGCAGCCGGGCGCCCAATACTGGGTGATAGAACATGAAAGCCAAGTGGTTGGCGGCGCAGGCATAGCGCCACTGGCTAACAATGAAGGTATTTGTGAGCTGCAAAAAATGTACTTTATGCCCGAGATCCGCGGTAAAGGCTTAGCCAAACGTTTAGCGCTGCAGGTCTTAGACTTCGCCCGTGAAGCGGGTTATCAGAGCTGCTACCTCGAAACCACCGCATTACTCAAAGAAGCCCTAAAGCTCTACGAACACTTAGGGTTTAACTACTTAAGTGCGCCTCTTGGCAATACTGGTCACGACGCCTGTGAGATCCCAATGCTATTGCCACTGCACGCTAAACTGAATGAATAG